The DNA segment TTTGCCTTGGCTTCCTTGGTCAGGGTAGGGAAGAAGGCGCCGAAGGCGACATAATCCGCCCCGGCCTCCCCGGCCTCCATGGCCAGATGACGGCTGTCATGGCAGGTGACTCCGACGATGGCGTTCGCTCCCACCAGCTTGCGCGCCTGGACATAAGGCGCGTCTTCCTGCCCGACATGCACCCCGTCGCATCCCGTTGCGGCGGCCAGATCGGCCCGGTCGTTCAGGATGAAGGCGACATCGCGCGACTGCGCCACCGGCCGCAGCACATCCACTGCCCGCCGGATGGCATCGTCATCGACGCCTTTCAGCCGCAACTGCACCGACGCCACATCCCCAGCATCCAGCGCTGCCGCCAGCTTGGGCGCGAAGGAGGCCGGGTCGATGTCCGACGGGGTGATCAGGTAGAGGCGGCAGTCGGTCATGGGAGCGGCGGTCTTTCAAGAACGGAACCAGTCGCCGCACCTCTACCCCGAACCGGGCCGGGATGTCACCGGGGGCGTGACTACGACGGTCAGCCCACGACCTCCCGCTCCCTCGGGTCGGGCCTTGCGTTGCGGCCGGCGGGGGAGAGGTCGAGGAGGGTCCAGGGGCGGCGGTGGCCGCCGAGCGCCTCGGCAACGGCGAGGCCGGCGGAAAGCCCGTCCTCATGGAAGCCGTAGCCCATATAGGCGCCGCAGAACCAGATACGGTCACGGCCCTGGATGCGGCCGATGCGGGCCTGGGCGCGGATGGCGGGGCCGTCCAGCATGGGCTGGTCGTAGATGAACTCCCGGAGCTTCAGCTCCTGCCGCGGTTCCTGGATCGGGTTCAGGGTCAGAAACAGGGGACTGCGGCGGTCGATGTTCTGGAGCGCGTTCATCCAGTAGGTGATGGAGACCTTGGCCGCCCGCTCCCGCGTGGCGTTGGCGAGGTAGTTCCAGCTCGACCACGCTTTCGGCCGCACCGGCATCAGCGCCGGGTCGCGGTGTAGCACGGCCCGGTTGGAGATGGAGCGGAACGCGCCCAGCACTTGCTTCTCCTCCTCCGTCGCATCGGCCAGCAGGGCCAGCGCCTGATCGGCATGGGTGGCGACGACGACGTGGTCGTAGGTGGCGGACAGGCCCTCGGCATCCGCCACGGTGACTCCGCCGGGACCGCGGATCAGGGCGCTGATGGCGCGGCCGGTGTGGACGGGGCCGCGCAGTTCCGCCAGCAGGCGGCTGACATATTCCCGGCTGCCGCCGCGCACGGTGCGCCATTGCGGCCGCGCCTTCAGCTTCAGAAGACCGTGATTGTGGAAGAAGCGGACGAAGCTCTGCGCCGGGAAGGCCAGCATGTCCGCCACCGTGCCGGACCAGATGGCCGCACCCATGGGAAGCAGGTGGTCGTAGATGAAGCGGTGCCCGTAGCTCTGCTGCACCAGGAACTCGCCCAGCGTCAGGTCGGCGCGGTCGGGGTCGGCCAGAAGCTTGGGCGCTACCTTGTAGAAACGCAGTATGTCCCGCAGCATCAGGTGATAGCCGGGGGAGAGCAGATTGCGCTTCTGCGCGAACATGCCGGCCACATTCCGCCCGGCATATTCCAGCCGCCCCCGGTCCACCGATACGGCGAAGGACATGCTGCACCGGTCGGTCGGCACCTGCAGATGGTCGAACAGGGCGGTCAGGTTGGGGTAGGTGGATTCGTTGTAGACGATGAAGCCGGCATCCACCGGAACGGCACGGCCGCCGATGCCTGGGGCCTCCACCGTATTGGCGTGGCCGCCGGCACGCCGGTTCTGCTCATAGACCGCGACCTCATGCCCGGCACGGTTGAGCAGCCAGGCAGCGCCGAGGCCGGAGATTCCGGCGCCGATCACGGCGATCCTCATGACTCCTGCCCCTTCACTCGTCCTGCGGTTCCTTGATCCTGGCATAGGCGGCCAGCGCCCGCTCCCGCCCCTTGCCAAGCTCCACAACGGGAAGCGGATAGGTCTGTCCCAGCGCGACCCCTGCTTGACACAGCACCTCCGCCGGGGCGTCCCACGGTGCGTGGATATGGCGGCTGGGCAGACGGCTCAATTCCGGCACCCAGCGGCGGACATAGTTGCCGTCGGGATCGAACTTGCGGCCCTGGAGCGTGGGGTTGAACACGCGGAAATAAGGAGCGGCGTCCGCACCGCAGCCGGCGATCCACTGCCAGCCAGCGGCGTTGTTCGCCAGATCCGCATCCACCAGCGTGTCCCAGAACCAGTCCTGCCCCTCCTGCCAGGGCAGCAGCAGATGCTTCACCAGGACGGAGCCGACGATCATGCGCACACGGTTGTGCATCCAGCCCGTCCGCCAGAGCTGGCGAAGGCCGGCATCCACGATGGGATAGCCCGTCCGGCCCTGCTTCCAGGCCGCCAGCGCCTTGTCGTCCTTGCACCACGGAAACGCCTCGAAGCGGGGGTTGAGGGGCCGGTCCGGCAGTTGGGGAAAGTGATAGAGAAGGTTGTAGCAGAAATCCCGCCAGACGACCTCCCGCAGAAAGGACATGACGCCTTCCGCGCAGTCCGGACGGCGGGCGGCCAGCGCCATGGCCGCGTGCCAGACCTGCCGTGGGGAAATCTCGCCATGGCGCAGATGGGGGGAAAGGCGGCTGGTTCCGTCCAGGGCGGGCAGGTCGCGACTCTTGGCATAGTCGCGGCACAGATGCTCCAGAAAGGCGGAAAGGCG comes from the Indioceanicola profundi genome and includes:
- the thiE gene encoding thiamine phosphate synthase — its product is MTDCRLYLITPSDIDPASFAPKLAAALDAGDVASVQLRLKGVDDDAIRRAVDVLRPVAQSRDVAFILNDRADLAAATGCDGVHVGQEDAPYVQARKLVGANAIVGVTCHDSRHLAMEAGEAGADYVAFGAFFPTLTKEAKAKAEPDILTWWQEMMEVPCVAIGGITVENAPVLVRAGADFLAVCAGVWAHPGGPAAAVKAFNALFEEHAG
- a CDS encoding NAD(P)/FAD-dependent oxidoreductase; this translates as MRIAVIGAGISGLGAAWLLNRAGHEVAVYEQNRRAGGHANTVEAPGIGGRAVPVDAGFIVYNESTYPNLTALFDHLQVPTDRCSMSFAVSVDRGRLEYAGRNVAGMFAQKRNLLSPGYHLMLRDILRFYKVAPKLLADPDRADLTLGEFLVQQSYGHRFIYDHLLPMGAAIWSGTVADMLAFPAQSFVRFFHNHGLLKLKARPQWRTVRGGSREYVSRLLAELRGPVHTGRAISALIRGPGGVTVADAEGLSATYDHVVVATHADQALALLADATEEEKQVLGAFRSISNRAVLHRDPALMPVRPKAWSSWNYLANATRERAAKVSITYWMNALQNIDRRSPLFLTLNPIQEPRQELKLREFIYDQPMLDGPAIRAQARIGRIQGRDRIWFCGAYMGYGFHEDGLSAGLAVAEALGGHRRPWTLLDLSPAGRNARPDPREREVVG
- a CDS encoding cryptochrome/photolyase family protein, encoding MSPSPILLWFRQDLRLADNPALTHAVDSGRPVLPVFILDDVTPGRWRPGAASRWWLHHSLAALAGGLKRRGAPLILRRGPADAVIHDLAAETGAGAVVWNRCYEPWSVERDSAIKQSLTAQGIEAKCCPGSLLNEPWTILTGGGTPYRVFTPYWRAVTGGPEPAAPLPAPDCIPTPASLPASDTLCDWGLLPTGPDWASGIRESWAPGEEWAQARLSAFLEHLCRDYAKSRDLPALDGTSRLSPHLRHGEISPRQVWHAAMALAARRPDCAEGVMSFLREVVWRDFCYNLLYHFPQLPDRPLNPRFEAFPWCKDDKALAAWKQGRTGYPIVDAGLRQLWRTGWMHNRVRMIVGSVLVKHLLLPWQEGQDWFWDTLVDADLANNAAGWQWIAGCGADAAPYFRVFNPTLQGRKFDPDGNYVRRWVPELSRLPSRHIHAPWDAPAEVLCQAGVALGQTYPLPVVELGKGRERALAAYARIKEPQDE